The region CAAAAAATGTAGTAAAGCAAGATTGGTTTTTATCAGAAAATCAGGAATTAACGAGTGCTAAAAAATCAACTTCGCCGATACAATTTATCAGTGATATTAAAAGGCCTGTTCCGTATTCAGAAGATATTAAGACGGTTTTTACGCCAAGAAAATACATGACAGATGATCAGCGTTTTGCGGCAAGAAGACCGGATGTTTTGGTTTTTGAGACGGATGTTTTATCAGAAGATTTTACATTAGCTGGCGATATCTTGGCAAAATTAAAAGTGGCAACAACAGGAACTGCTGCAGATTGGATTGTGAAGGTAATTGATGTACATCCTTCTGATGCTCCAGAAAATAATAAAAACTTACAAGATCATTTAAAAATGAGTAATTATCATTTAATGGTAAGAAGTGAAGTATTGCGAGGTCGTTTTAGAAATAGCTTTGAAAATCCAGAACCTTTTAAACCGAATCAAAAAACAGATGTAAATATAAAACTACAAGATGTTTTTCATACCTTCAAGAAAGGGCATAAAGTACAGATTCAAGTGCAAAGTACTTGGTTTCCTTTAATTGATCTGAATCCACAAACGTATGTAGATAATATTTATAAAGCGAGTGCAGAGGACTTTAAAACACAAACGCATACCGTATTCACAGATTCATCTATTGAGTTTTCTGTATTAAAATAAAAATCCATAAACATGAAAAAATCAATTTTAATTTTATTTTTACTCGTTGTAAATCAATTTAATGCACAAGAAAAAGCCGTGCCTTTTTTTAAAGATGGCGAAGCACAAATTGTGGCCGCTTTTGAAGATGATAGTCAGTGGATACGTCATGATTTATGGGTAGAAACAACTTTTGACTCCGACGGAGATGGAAAAATGGATCGAGTTCACGTAGATGTAACAAGACCAGAACAAACGGAAACAGCAGGTTTAAAATTACCGGTAGTATATGAGTCTAGCCCCTATTATGCAGGAACGGCCGGTAACGCTCCAATTTTTTGGGAAGTGAAACACGAAATTGGCGAAAAACCTAAAGAAAGAAACCATACAGAGGTTGAAAGAAGAGGAAAGCGTCCAATAATTTCAAGCTCTCAAATTAAAACTTGGGTGCCAAGAGGATACATTGTTGTGCATTCATCATCACCTGGAACAGGGTTGTCTGATGGAGCTCCAACTGTTGGTGGAGATAATGAATCACTGGCACCAAAAGCAGTAATCGATTGGTTAAATGGACGAGCAAAAGGTTTTTCATCAAGAGAAGGAAACGAAGAAGTGAAAGCGTTTTGGTCTACAGGAAAAGTAGGAATGACAGGGACTTCTTATAACGGAACCATTCCTTTAGCAGCGGCGACAACTGGTGTTGAGGGCTTAGAGGCAATTATCCCTGTTGCTCCGAATACTTCTTATTATCATTATTATCGTTCAAATGGTTTAGTAAGATCACCTGGAGGATATTTAGGAGAAGATATTGATGTATTATATGATTTTATCCACAGTGGAAAAGAAGAGAATCGAGCCAGAAATAATAAAGTAATTAGAGATACAGAAATGGCCAATGGATTGGATAGAATTTCTGGAGATTACAATGATTTTTGGGCAGGACGTGATTATTTAAATGACATGAAACCAATGAAAGCGGCATTATTAATGTCTCATGGTTTTAATGACTGGAATGTAATGCCAGAACATAGTTACAGAATTTACAAAAAGGCAACCGAAATGGGCTTGCCAACTCAAATTTATTATCATCAAAATGGTCATGGAGGACCGCCACCAATGAAAATGATGAATCGTTGGTTTACTCGTTACTTATTCGGAATTCAGAATGGTGTTGAAAACGATTCAAAAGCATGGATTGTTAGAGAAAATGATGAAAGAAGCAATCCTACTGCTTATGGTGCCTATCCAAATCCGGCAGCAAAATCGGTTACTTTTTATTTAAAAGGAGGAGCGCCAGAGGCCGGTAGTTTATCAACAAATAGATCTTCTTCAAAAGGAACAGAAACTTTAGTAGACAATTACTCATTTTCTTCAGAAGCTTTGGCGCAAGCAGATTATACAAATCATCGTTTAATGTATGTTTCGCCTACTTTAAAAGAAGATGTTCATATTTCAGGCATATCAACAATTACCATTAAAGCAGCAAGTTCTAAAGCTGCTGTAAATTTATCGGTGTACTTAGTCTCACTGCCTTGGAACGAAGGTAGAAGAACCAAAATTACAGATAATATAATTACACGCGGTTGGGCAGATTTACAAAACCATAAATCACTTTCTAAAAGCGCACCTTTAAAGCCAGGTAAATTTTATGAAATGACTTTTGATTTGCAACCTGATGATCAAATTATTAAGAAAGGTCAACAAATTGGTTTGATGATTTTTTCTAGTGATAATAATTATACGCTATTACCAAAACCAGGAACCGAGTTAACCATCGATTTACAAGGAACCTCAATAACAATTCCTGTTGTTGGCGGAGAAAATGCATTTAAGAAGTCTGTAGAGTAATTTAAAATTTTAGAAAAGGTCTTGTTATGTGTTCGATATCAGTAATTTAAAATATTAATATATAGTAAGACCTTTGCGCTATATGAGAATTCTTTCAACAATTTTCTTATTTTTTACCTTTATTTCTTTCAGTCAAAATATTGAATCTCATCAATGGGAAAATAGAATTTTAGTAATTTATACTGCGGATAAAAATTCGAAGGAATTAGAAAATCAATTATTTATTTTATCAAAAAATAAGGAAGAGTTGTTAGACAGAAAATTAATGATCTATTCTTTTACAAAAAATGAATTTCGGTTTCAGTTTGAAGAGTATTGGCAGAAATCAACAATAATGGATAAGAGGTATATCGACAAAAAACAAGCGTTTAAAATATTCTTACTAGGTTTGGATGGAGAGGTTAAATTGAAACAAACATCCGTTGTGTCGTCTGAAAAGTTATTGGCAATTATTGATGGTATGCCGATGAGAAAAAGAGAAGTTAGCAATAAAAATTAGACTTTAAGTTGGTTTGTTTTAACTCGAAACTACTATTTTTGCAATATGTGTAAACCAAGAATGGTGCTAGATAAAGACGATTTTTACTTAACGAAAGAAGGTTATAAAGTTTTTACTGAAAAATATCACCTAAAAAGAGGATATTGTTGTAAAAATGGCTGTAAACATTGCCCTTACGGATATGATAAAAAGACAGATACTTTTAAAAATAAGTGACTTTTCTGTTAAAAATGTTTCATAACAATAACAATATATAGAAAATGATAAAAAGAATTTTAATTTTAGCAATCGCTATTCAATTTGCAGGTTGTGCGGAATTACAAAAAGTAGTGAGTCAATTACCGAATGGAGTTGGTTTGTCCCAAGAACAAATAGGCAATGGTTTAAGGCAAGCACTAGATAACGGGATTAAAAATCAAGTTACCAAGCTAACATCAAAAGATGGGTTTTATAGAAATGAAATGGTGAAAATTTTATTGCCAGAAGAATTGCAAGCGGTAGATAAAGGTTTGCGCACCATAGGTTTGGGTAATTTAGCAGATGAAGGTATTAAGGTCTTAAATAGGGCTGCAGAAGATGCTGTAAAAACGGCGACACCAATTTTTGTAAATGCGGTGAAAGAAATTTCTTTTAACGATGCAAAAAATATTTTATTGGGCGATAAAAATGCGGCAACCATGTATTTAAAATCCAAAACAAATGAGCGTTTGTACAATAGTTTTACACCAGTAATTAGTAACTCTTTTTCAAAAGTGGGTGCAGATAAAGTTTGGAGTAATTTAATTACAAAGTATAATGCTATTCCTTTTGTAAAAAGTGTTAATCCAGATTTAACAAAATATGTAACAGATCAAGCGCTAAAAGGTGTCTTTACAATGATTGAAGTTGAAGAAAAAGGAATTAGAGAAAAAGTGGCTTTAAGAAATACTTCTTTATTAAAACAAGTTTTTGCATTGCAAGATAACGGATAAAACAAGCTTTTTTAACACCTTGTATAGTTTTTGTATTGGTGAATTTTGAAATCTAAAATTTAGGAATCCCTATTTTTGTTTTGAACTTTAAAACGATAAAATGCAAAAAATATATACGCTCTTTTTATGTTTAGCAACTTTAGGTTTACACGCTCAAACAACCGTTGAGGATGACTTTGAAGGAAATGGAACCATCGCTTCTTGGCAACAAGATGGTGCTGCTGTAAACGCTGCTTTTTCAAATCCTGTGAAAGAGGGTATCAATACATCGAACACCGTTTTGCGTTATGATGATAACGGAGGCCAATATGCAAACGTCTTTTTTGATATTCCAGAAAAATATGATTTATCAGAAAACCATACTTTTTCTTTAAAAATTTATATTCCACAAGCAAGTTTAACAGGCAACCAGAATAATCAAGTTTCTTTAAAATTGCAAAACAATACTATGGGTGCTCCATGGTCTTCACAATCAGAAATTATTAAAGATGTTACTTTAGATGCGTGGCAAACCGTAACCTTTAATTTTAAGGATGATAATTTCACTAATTATGATGCTAACGCTGAAGATCCTATAAATCGGTCTGATTTTAACAGAGTTTTGATACAAATAAACGGAGAAGATAATACAGATAAAGTAATCGCTTATATAGATGATTTTTTATATGATGGCACGGTAACGCCTACGAATAATAATACCGAGCCAGATCCTGTTTATGATAATTTAGTTTGGTCTGATGAATTTGATGGAGAATCAGGTCAAATAGTACCGGTGGATGATAGTAAGTGGTTTCATCAAACGCAGTTGCCAGCGGGTGGAAATTGGTACAATAATGAAGTACAGCATTACACCAATAGAATAGAAAATACGTTTGTTGAGGATGGCGTTTTAAGCATTGTTGCCATTAAAGAAAATTTTACAGATCAAGGTCATACAAAATCATATACTTCAGCAAGGCTAAATTCTAAATATGCATTTACTTATGGTAAAGTAGAGGTTAGAGCTAAAATGCCCACGGGTGTAGGTACATGGCCGGCAATTTGGATGTTAGGTAAAAATATTATAGAAGCAGGAGGATATTGGACAGACACTTACGGAACTACTCATTGGCCAGCATGTGGTGAGATTGATATTATGGAACATTGGGGGAAAAATCAAAACTATATTTCTAGCGCAATGCACACGCCTTCAAGTTTTGGGGGAACCATAAATCATGGAGGTCAGTACATTCCTACAGCGTCAACAGCATTTCATGTTTATGAATTAATTTGGACTCCAGAAAGAATGGTATTTAGTGTAGACGGCAATGTTCATTATATCTACAATCCAGAGACTAAAAATGATGAAACATGGCCTTATTATGAAGACCAGTATTTCTTGTTAAATATTGCTATTGAGGAAAATGGAACGCCTGCAAGTTTTACCCAAAGTGCTATGGAAATCGATTATATTAGGGTGTATCAAGAATCTACAGCTTCTGTTTCTGATATCAATTTGTTAGAGAACGTAAAACTGACTCCAAACCCAGTAAATAATGAGTTAACAATTCAAGTTGATGAAGGTTTAAAATTTACAAAAGGAACAATTTACAGTATCACAGGAAAAAAAATACATACATTTTTTCAAAATTCATTTAAACAAACGCATGATACTTCTTTTTTAAAGAAAGGAATGTATCTATTAAAAATTGAAACATCGACAGCATCTAAAATGTTTAAAATTTTAAAAAATTAAGGGATTTTATAGCCAAAATGATAGGTTTGATTTCATTAAAAAATTCATGGTTTAATTAGAAAAATTATGTATATTTACTCGACATAATTCCCTCCAATCGATTATCATGTATTATAAAAATCAATTTATTACTTATAAGAAGCATTTGCTTGACAGGTACTCAAGCTTAGTAGAAAAGTCTGATAACTACAGATTTGAAGATGAAGTAAAAAGTGATCTCGCAGCTTTTAAGGCTATGAAGTTACTAGAAAAAATTAATCAAGTACAGTATTTAGACAGAGAATTTACGATTTAATTGAAAAGAAAAACCTCGAGTCTCTGCCTCGAGGTTTTTGTTAATCTTCTATGAAATTCAATGGAGAGCTGTACCGATTAAATTCTATAATTAATTTGTTAAAAATTATTGTAATCCCTATCTTGTAAAGGTTATCAGTTAAAAAATAACATTGGTTTATTTTTAAAAACCTCGATGTAGCTTTTTGAAATAGTCAAAAGCAAACAATAGTCTTGTTCCGTACCAAGAAAAGAACTCCCCATCTACTAAAATTATCTGTGTTTTTTTAAAGGTGTTTTCGAGTTCTAAAATATGCTTTTCGCCAAAAGGATAGGGTTCTGAAGATAGAAATATAAAATCAAGATCCTGCTCTTTATGCAAGTCTGTTAAATTAATCTCAGGGTAGCGATTTTTATGTTGAAATACATTTTTAAAGTTATTGACTTCTAAAAGATGATTGATAAAGGTATTGTTTCCGACAACCATCCAAGGCGTTTTCCAAATGAAATACGCTACTTTTTTATCTTTTTTATCTTTGATGAAATTAAGAAAATCAATTTTTTTATTTTCAATTTTAAGTATTTGTTCTCTCGCTTTTTCTTCACAAGAAAATATTTCCCCATATTGATGAATTAGTTGCAACGTATCTGCAATCGTAAAAATATCAGAAACATGGGTGGTGGCAATTTGTCTACAATTTTCTACGATGTCCTTGGTGTTTTCTTCTTTATTACAAAGAATAATATCAGGTTTTAGATGCTTTATAACATCAACTTTAATATTTTTTGTACCACCAACAACTGTTTTCTTTTTGATCAATCCATTTGGATGAATACAAAATTTTGTAATTCCAACGATGCTATCTTCCAAACCTAAATCTACTAGTAATTCTGTAATACTTGGTACTAAACAAATAATTCTTGTTGG is a window of Polaribacter litorisediminis DNA encoding:
- a CDS encoding DUF4197 domain-containing protein yields the protein MIKRILILAIAIQFAGCAELQKVVSQLPNGVGLSQEQIGNGLRQALDNGIKNQVTKLTSKDGFYRNEMVKILLPEELQAVDKGLRTIGLGNLADEGIKVLNRAAEDAVKTATPIFVNAVKEISFNDAKNILLGDKNAATMYLKSKTNERLYNSFTPVISNSFSKVGADKVWSNLITKYNAIPFVKSVNPDLTKYVTDQALKGVFTMIEVEEKGIREKVALRNTSLLKQVFALQDNG
- a CDS encoding ABC transporter substrate-binding protein translates to MLIKDQLHTTLEIKNTPTRIICLVPSITELLVDLGLEDSIVGITKFCIHPNGLIKKKTVVGGTKNIKVDVIKHLKPDIILCNKEENTKDIVENCRQIATTHVSDIFTIADTLQLIHQYGEIFSCEEKAREQILKIENKKIDFLNFIKDKKDKKVAYFIWKTPWMVVGNNTFINHLLEVNNFKNVFQHKNRYPEINLTDLHKEQDLDFIFLSSEPYPFGEKHILELENTFKKTQIILVDGEFFSWYGTRLLFAFDYFKKLHRGF
- a CDS encoding family 16 glycosylhydrolase gives rise to the protein MQKIYTLFLCLATLGLHAQTTVEDDFEGNGTIASWQQDGAAVNAAFSNPVKEGINTSNTVLRYDDNGGQYANVFFDIPEKYDLSENHTFSLKIYIPQASLTGNQNNQVSLKLQNNTMGAPWSSQSEIIKDVTLDAWQTVTFNFKDDNFTNYDANAEDPINRSDFNRVLIQINGEDNTDKVIAYIDDFLYDGTVTPTNNNTEPDPVYDNLVWSDEFDGESGQIVPVDDSKWFHQTQLPAGGNWYNNEVQHYTNRIENTFVEDGVLSIVAIKENFTDQGHTKSYTSARLNSKYAFTYGKVEVRAKMPTGVGTWPAIWMLGKNIIEAGGYWTDTYGTTHWPACGEIDIMEHWGKNQNYISSAMHTPSSFGGTINHGGQYIPTASTAFHVYELIWTPERMVFSVDGNVHYIYNPETKNDETWPYYEDQYFLLNIAIEENGTPASFTQSAMEIDYIRVYQESTASVSDINLLENVKLTPNPVNNELTIQVDEGLKFTKGTIYSITGKKIHTFFQNSFKQTHDTSFLKKGMYLLKIETSTASKMFKILKN
- a CDS encoding Xaa-Pro dipeptidyl-peptidase — protein: MKKSILILFLLVVNQFNAQEKAVPFFKDGEAQIVAAFEDDSQWIRHDLWVETTFDSDGDGKMDRVHVDVTRPEQTETAGLKLPVVYESSPYYAGTAGNAPIFWEVKHEIGEKPKERNHTEVERRGKRPIISSSQIKTWVPRGYIVVHSSSPGTGLSDGAPTVGGDNESLAPKAVIDWLNGRAKGFSSREGNEEVKAFWSTGKVGMTGTSYNGTIPLAAATTGVEGLEAIIPVAPNTSYYHYYRSNGLVRSPGGYLGEDIDVLYDFIHSGKEENRARNNKVIRDTEMANGLDRISGDYNDFWAGRDYLNDMKPMKAALLMSHGFNDWNVMPEHSYRIYKKATEMGLPTQIYYHQNGHGGPPPMKMMNRWFTRYLFGIQNGVENDSKAWIVRENDERSNPTAYGAYPNPAAKSVTFYLKGGAPEAGSLSTNRSSSKGTETLVDNYSFSSEALAQADYTNHRLMYVSPTLKEDVHISGISTITIKAASSKAAVNLSVYLVSLPWNEGRRTKITDNIITRGWADLQNHKSLSKSAPLKPGKFYEMTFDLQPDDQIIKKGQQIGLMIFSSDNNYTLLPKPGTELTIDLQGTSITIPVVGGENAFKKSVE
- a CDS encoding DUF5522 domain-containing protein is translated as MVLDKDDFYLTKEGYKVFTEKYHLKRGYCCKNGCKHCPYGYDKKTDTFKNK
- a CDS encoding DUF4174 domain-containing protein, with protein sequence MRILSTIFLFFTFISFSQNIESHQWENRILVIYTADKNSKELENQLFILSKNKEELLDRKLMIYSFTKNEFRFQFEEYWQKSTIMDKRYIDKKQAFKIFLLGLDGEVKLKQTSVVSSEKLLAIIDGMPMRKREVSNKN